One window of uncultured Methanoregula sp. genomic DNA carries:
- a CDS encoding transglutaminase domain-containing protein — protein sequence MKMYFPFLVAACIALLVLAAGCAGTQTAAHTTSIPAVIRITETSRTVSTPVVTTEKTSVPAMVPTTSKALKPTPATMPRITVPEGSIAKYYTYTLNGKSDIIAIALPTSVYEDYTRKTPSYNNGNEAYFLAFMNDREQQPYIAALAKAIREKTSVTDDQARIAVSLVQHIPYHDDPKQYRYPYEVMYSGEGVCGEKSMLLAALLRELGYGSAVFYFVKEDHMTAGISVPSPYGYRGTMYAFIESTEPNIITYDGTVFSFGSLSSMPQVIPVGTGTSLSSIASDHEDSLTFTAIEENIHHLTAAESAGLDALDTKYDLDYYTCQNCRIPKVA from the coding sequence ATGAAGATGTACTTCCCCTTTCTCGTGGCTGCATGTATTGCGTTGCTTGTCCTTGCTGCCGGGTGCGCCGGCACGCAGACCGCCGCCCATACGACCAGTATCCCCGCGGTGATCCGGATAACGGAAACGAGCCGGACCGTCAGCACTCCTGTCGTGACAACCGAAAAAACTTCGGTACCCGCGATGGTACCGACAACGTCAAAGGCGCTCAAGCCGACACCGGCAACCATGCCGCGGATTACCGTGCCGGAGGGATCCATTGCAAAGTACTACACCTACACGCTTAACGGCAAATCCGATATCATTGCCATTGCGCTCCCGACCAGCGTGTATGAGGACTACACCAGGAAGACCCCCTCGTACAATAATGGCAACGAGGCCTACTTCCTCGCGTTCATGAACGACAGGGAACAACAGCCCTATATCGCCGCCCTTGCAAAAGCAATCCGGGAAAAGACGTCCGTTACAGATGACCAGGCCCGGATCGCAGTAAGTCTCGTCCAGCACATCCCGTACCATGATGACCCGAAGCAGTACCGTTACCCGTATGAAGTCATGTACAGCGGCGAAGGTGTCTGCGGCGAGAAATCCATGCTCCTGGCCGCACTCCTCCGCGAACTCGGTTACGGCTCGGCGGTCTTTTACTTTGTTAAGGAGGATCACATGACCGCAGGAATATCCGTCCCCTCTCCATATGGTTACCGCGGGACAATGTATGCATTCATCGAATCCACCGAACCGAACATCATCACCTATGACGGGACGGTATTCAGCTTCGGGTCGCTCTCATCCATGCCGCAGGTGATTCCGGTCGGGACCGGAACGTCGCTCTCCTCGATAGCATCAGATCATGAGGATTCCCTCACGTTCACTGCGATCGAAGAAAATATCCACCACCTGACCGCAGCCGAATCTGCCGGGCTCGACGCTCTTGACACAAAATACGACCTGGATTATTACACCTGCCAGAACTGCAGGATCCCGAAAGTTGCATAG
- a CDS encoding CHASE4 domain-containing protein: MDIRKKTVIIVGITLLCLILAIYISSEMIIQGGFSRVESQSAQKDMDRAVVALCNDINTLDAMTDDWASRDNTRQFVANNTPGEQWSPLDSDLFERLFINVILLSDDRGNLIAGRDYDLTNRTPGPVPPDLRTIITTYPASGYPGSNGIGTMGVVELPDGPMMIAIRPVFRDPGNHVVAGYFLMGRYIDNKEIARLSSITKLNLEMHPYHDRSMPPDFIRVIPGFNTSSAPFIQRLNNDALVFDAPTVIEPFNSTTLGSYALIRDIYGGPAFILRATIPRDIYAQGKSTSLYFIVLLFASGLIIGLVMLVLLEKTVLSRLGLLSRSVSDIGRTRDFSARVGINGGDEIGSLAGNVNGMLEDLEQSQTVLKNRLIQSEEQYRLFFNSISDPVIICRFDREDEAGKIFEINDAALQVLGYSRNELLAMSPSAVFSAGAAENLSRFKGGLPSEGSTRFESVLRKKNGDEVSVEVNARLFDQFVNNAVLTISRDITERNMAEGAIRQATKKLNLLNFVTFNDIQNVSYILGGYLSLEEKIVNDETLRKYLEKEKEALARISSALTFARQYQDLGVKPPLWQNVNQVFIFAISHLDLSRITREVKLDELEIFADPLLESVFFHLAQNVLVHGSSASKITIGYYETPGGLTIVFEDNGKGIPEERKEKIFMRGSGENTSMGLFLAKEILEITGITIIETGTIGKGARFEIRVPKKLFRFFGDGTIR, translated from the coding sequence GTGGATATCAGAAAAAAGACCGTTATTATTGTCGGCATCACTCTTCTCTGCCTTATTCTCGCCATTTACATTTCCTCCGAGATGATTATACAGGGTGGCTTCTCCCGCGTTGAATCACAGAGTGCACAAAAAGATATGGACCGGGCCGTTGTCGCGCTGTGCAATGATATCAATACCCTCGATGCCATGACCGACGACTGGGCATCGAGAGACAATACACGCCAGTTTGTTGCAAATAATACTCCCGGTGAACAATGGTCACCGCTTGATTCTGATCTCTTCGAACGGCTTTTTATCAATGTTATCCTGCTTTCAGATGACAGAGGGAATCTCATTGCTGGCCGGGATTACGATCTTACGAACCGTACGCCCGGGCCGGTACCACCGGATCTTCGCACGATAATTACTACTTACCCCGCCTCGGGATATCCGGGCAGTAACGGAATAGGAACGATGGGAGTCGTTGAGCTGCCTGATGGCCCGATGATGATTGCCATCCGCCCTGTATTTCGTGATCCCGGTAACCATGTCGTGGCCGGGTACTTCCTGATGGGCAGGTATATCGATAACAAGGAGATTGCCCGGCTCTCGTCCATTACCAAACTCAACCTTGAAATGCACCCGTATCATGACCGTTCGATGCCCCCGGATTTTATCAGGGTGATCCCCGGTTTCAACACATCATCGGCCCCCTTCATCCAGCGACTGAATAATGACGCTCTGGTGTTTGATGCTCCCACGGTTATCGAGCCGTTCAATAGTACCACGCTTGGATCGTACGCCCTTATCCGGGACATTTATGGAGGTCCGGCTTTTATCCTCCGTGCCACTATCCCCCGGGATATCTATGCACAGGGGAAGTCCACGAGCCTCTATTTTATTGTCCTGCTCTTTGCATCAGGTCTCATCATTGGCCTGGTCATGCTCGTCCTCCTTGAAAAAACGGTTCTCTCGCGGCTTGGACTTTTGAGCAGGAGTGTCAGTGATATCGGCAGAACCCGGGATTTCTCGGCACGCGTCGGGATAAACGGCGGGGATGAAATCGGGAGTCTTGCCGGCAATGTCAACGGGATGCTCGAAGATCTCGAACAGTCGCAGACTGTCTTAAAAAACCGTCTCATCCAGAGTGAAGAGCAATACCGGCTCTTCTTCAACAGCATCAGCGATCCCGTGATCATCTGTCGTTTCGACCGGGAGGACGAGGCCGGGAAAATTTTTGAAATAAACGATGCGGCTCTCCAGGTACTGGGTTATTCGCGCAATGAACTGCTCGCGATGTCCCCGTCTGCGGTATTTTCTGCCGGTGCCGCAGAAAACCTCAGCAGGTTTAAGGGAGGGCTCCCGTCAGAAGGGAGCACCCGGTTCGAATCAGTGCTCCGGAAGAAGAACGGGGATGAGGTTTCCGTGGAAGTGAATGCCCGCTTGTTCGACCAGTTCGTAAATAACGCGGTACTCACCATTTCCCGGGATATCACCGAACGTAACATGGCTGAAGGGGCAATCCGCCAGGCTACCAAGAAACTCAATCTCCTGAATTTCGTGACATTCAATGATATCCAGAATGTCAGTTATATCCTTGGCGGGTACCTGAGTCTCGAGGAGAAGATTGTCAATGATGAGACCCTCCGGAAATACCTGGAAAAAGAAAAAGAGGCCCTTGCTCGGATCTCCAGTGCCCTCACGTTTGCCAGGCAGTACCAGGACCTTGGCGTGAAACCACCGCTGTGGCAGAACGTGAACCAGGTGTTTATCTTCGCCATATCCCACCTGGATCTTTCCCGGATAACCCGGGAAGTAAAACTCGACGAACTGGAAATTTTTGCCGATCCGCTCCTTGAATCGGTTTTCTTCCACCTGGCTCAAAATGTCCTCGTGCATGGAAGTTCCGCATCGAAGATCACGATTGGGTATTATGAAACGCCCGGTGGACTTACCATCGTGTTCGAGGACAATGGGAAGGGTATTCCGGAAGAGAGAAAAGAGAAGATCTTCATGAGGGGATCGGGTGAGAATACGTCGATGGGACTCTTCCTGGCTAAGGAGATCCTGGAGATTACGGGCATCACGATCATCGAAACCGGAACCATCGGGAAAGGTGCCCGCTTCGAGATCCGGGTTCCCAAAAAATTATTCCGGTTTTTTGGAGACGGAACAATCCGGTGA
- a CDS encoding TIGR03768 family metallophosphoesterase, whose protein sequence is MEEEAKVGILVVFLVVALAGMTVFLNIGSLGFGYPINSTVNTTLERTIIPVPVPSDSPKLLPCQVANYSADGYGVWQYGNGVGYRKRLDLMPAGYAGTPVNGSVRLLHFFTMSDVHITDKETPAQPIVFGYRGGSPSAYTATMLYTTQVLDAAVQTVNVLHMQEPFDFGLFLGDAINNNQYNELRWYIDVLDGKTINPDSGAKDDPVFGPLNDYQDTYKAAGLNRTIPWYQAIGNHDQFWMGTSVPNAYVKQNLTGNIILNQGDIFRNPLGLDSRGFYTGAIDGRTKYGDVIGAGRVSAFNTSPTIPAADPNRRAISRPEWMGEFFITNSSPGGHGFNRSDVPAGFASYSFEPRSDVPIKVIVLDDTQKDTDPNTTFYMSGSLDIARYNWLVNELETGQAEGKLMIVASHIPIRNELPDSPKLWTRTSPVSEQKLIATLHAYPNLILWVAGHIHKNTVTPFPSTDPAHPELGFWEVETPSLRDFPQEFRSFEIVRNSDNTISIFALDIDPSVSDGSPAAISRSYAVASMQIFNNTIVPSPSGVYNAELVKQLSPEMEAKIRHYGMLKNTG, encoded by the coding sequence ATGGAAGAAGAGGCAAAAGTCGGGATACTCGTCGTCTTTTTGGTTGTGGCCCTGGCAGGGATGACCGTTTTTTTGAATATCGGGAGCCTTGGTTTTGGCTACCCGATAAATTCCACGGTCAATACAACCCTTGAAAGGACGATTATTCCCGTACCGGTTCCTTCCGATTCGCCCAAACTCCTGCCCTGCCAGGTTGCCAACTATTCAGCGGACGGTTATGGTGTCTGGCAGTATGGAAACGGGGTCGGGTATAGGAAACGACTGGACCTGATGCCGGCCGGCTATGCCGGTACACCGGTCAACGGTTCAGTACGGCTCCTGCATTTCTTCACCATGAGCGATGTCCATATCACCGACAAGGAAACTCCCGCCCAGCCAATCGTTTTTGGCTACAGGGGCGGGAGCCCGTCGGCATATACTGCGACGATGCTGTACACAACCCAGGTGCTCGATGCCGCTGTCCAGACCGTAAATGTCCTGCATATGCAGGAACCGTTTGATTTCGGTCTCTTCCTTGGCGATGCCATCAACAACAACCAGTATAACGAACTCCGCTGGTATATCGATGTCCTTGACGGCAAAACAATAAACCCCGATTCCGGTGCAAAGGATGATCCTGTCTTCGGGCCGCTCAATGATTACCAGGATACGTACAAGGCAGCCGGGCTGAACAGGACGATCCCGTGGTACCAGGCCATCGGTAACCACGATCAGTTCTGGATGGGAACCAGCGTTCCCAATGCCTATGTGAAACAGAACCTGACCGGCAATATAATTCTTAACCAGGGAGATATTTTCAGGAATCCCCTTGGTCTTGACAGCCGCGGCTTCTACACGGGCGCAATTGACGGCCGGACCAAGTACGGCGATGTGATCGGCGCAGGACGGGTCAGTGCATTCAATACTTCGCCAACAATTCCTGCAGCCGATCCGAACCGCCGTGCAATCTCGCGGCCTGAATGGATGGGCGAATTTTTCATAACCAACTCAAGTCCCGGCGGGCACGGGTTCAACAGGTCCGATGTACCGGCAGGGTTCGCCAGTTATTCGTTCGAACCGAGATCGGATGTGCCGATCAAGGTGATTGTGCTTGACGATACCCAGAAGGATACCGATCCCAATACCACATTCTATATGTCCGGTTCCCTTGACATTGCCCGCTACAACTGGCTGGTGAATGAACTGGAAACAGGCCAGGCAGAAGGGAAACTGATGATCGTTGCTTCGCACATCCCGATACGCAACGAACTGCCGGATTCCCCAAAACTCTGGACCCGCACCTCCCCGGTATCAGAGCAGAAGCTGATTGCCACCCTGCATGCCTATCCGAATCTCATCCTGTGGGTCGCGGGACATATTCACAAGAATACCGTAACTCCATTCCCGTCAACGGATCCCGCCCATCCCGAACTCGGGTTCTGGGAGGTTGAGACACCCTCGCTGCGGGATTTCCCCCAGGAGTTCCGCTCATTCGAGATTGTCCGTAACAGCGATAACACCATCTCGATCTTTGCCCTGGACATTGACCCGTCCGTCAGTGACGGATCCCCTGCTGCGATCTCGCGGTCATATGCGGTTGCAAGTATGCAGATATTCAACAATACGATTGTTCCTTCCCCTTCCGGCGTGTACAATGCAGAGCTGGTCAAACAACTGAGTCCTGAAATGGAGGCTAAGATCCGGCATTATGGGATGCTGAAGAATACCGGATGA